In Aphis gossypii isolate Hap1 unplaced genomic scaffold, ASM2018417v2 Contig00273, whole genome shotgun sequence, a single genomic region encodes these proteins:
- the LOC126553584 gene encoding uncharacterized protein LOC126553584, with protein sequence MNLKLAMIDNETRWNSIYNMLYRLIELKMFCKEHDETNPDLKLTDNEWISVQSIVDALLPVKIATLALQKQEITLGDLYGIWWKCINGLRSNGTILAKQILKSMKERQGLLMQNNVYLSGMFLRN encoded by the exons atgaatttaaaactgGCTATGATCGACAATGAAACTAGATGGAATTCAATATACAACATGTTATACagattaattgaattaaaaatgttttgtaaggAACATGATGAAACCAACCCCGACTTAAAACTTACAGATAATGAGTGGATATCTGTTCAAAGTATT gttGATGCTTTATTACCAGTTAAAATAGCAACATTAGCCTTACAAAAACAAGAGATAACTCTAGGAGATTTGTATGGTATATGGTGGAAATGTATTAATGGGTTGAGATCTAATGGTACCATACtagcaaaacaaatattaaagtcTATGAAAGAACGTCAAGGGCTGTTAATGcaaaacaatgtttatttatcaGGTATGTTCTTAaggaattaa